The Treponema succinifaciens DSM 2489 region GGCGCTTAAACAGGGAATGGCATCTGCTGTAAAAGCGAAAGTTACTGCGGCGGTTATGGCTGGAAAACTTCCGCTTGCACAGTCTCAGGCTTATGCCCAAAAACTTTTGGAGCAGCTTTCTTCACATTCTCTTGAAGTTTATTCAGTTCAGCTTGGAGAAATCCTTGGCGCTTCATATAAAATCAACGACATGGTTTCTGTTGCGGCGGCAGGAAGATTTATGCACGGTGAGCAGAACATTACACTTAAATGCGACGGCTTGAAGTCAGTTAACGGCGGAAGCTCAAAAATCGGCTATGAGTCAAACGGATATGGCTTTGGCGGAATTTTCGGAGTTCATATCAAGCCCTGGAATACTCTCGATGTTGGAATTCAGTATCAGACAATTACAAAACTCAAGTACAAATACGATGACTTGACTGGTGCCTATGCGTCTTCTTTCCTTAACGCAGATGAAGGCGACAACTTTAAAAATGATTTGCCGGCAGTTTTAAACCTTGGCGTAGGCTACACTTTCTTTGACAAACTGAATGCCAGCATGAGTTTCAACTATTATTTCAACAAGCAGGCTACAATTGAAAGTCCGATTGACCGCTCTGAATATGACTACGATGATTCTTGGGAAATTGCTCTTGGAGCGGACTACAGATTGAATGAGCAGCTTAGCTTTGGAACTGGATTTTCTTATGGAAAGCAAGGCGCAAAGTCTGATGTAAACAATGTGTTCAGCCCGGTTCTTGACAACTTTGTTATTGGAGCTGGTGTTGAATATTCGCCTGTAAAACTTGTTACAATTTCCGGCTCTGCGATGTACTGCAAATATTTCAGCGAGGATTACAAAAAAGCAGGATACACAATGGAACTTTCAAAGGATGTTGTAATGCTTGCGTTGGGTGTTACTGTAAAACCTTTCTAGGAAAAATCATCCGGACTTGCAACTTCAAGGGCTGCCGATGCTAAGTTTTCATTAAGCTTGCTTCGTGCGGCCTTTTCTTTTGTTGTTCCTGCAGCTCCAATTGAAAGCCTTTGTTTTTGAAGCAAAGCGTTTTGCTCTTGAAAAAGTTTTTTTGCTGAAACTAAAATTTCCTGCGCGGCTTCTTCTGGTACTTTTAAAGTCTCTGAAATTTCATTTTCATTTGATTCTGCAAGGCTTTTTAGCGTGCCGAATTTCTTCATTAAAAGCGCATCGCGTTTTGGACCTATTCCGCGGATTTTTGTAAAAGGCGAAACTGTGTTTTCCTTTGTCCTAAGTTCTTGGTTCCTGCTTGTTGCGAATCTATGTGTTTCGTCGCGCACACGCTGAAGCAATCTAAGCGCATCGCTTCGTTTTGGAAGGCGGATTGGCATGCTGTTTCCAGGACGGTAAATTTCTTCATCTCGTTTTGCAAGACCTGCAATTGGAATGTCAAGGTCAAGCGATTTTAAAATGGAATCAACCGCATTTACTTGTCCGATTCCGCCGTCAATTAAAATCAGATCCGGCAATTCTTTTTTTTCGTTTATAAGCCTTGTGTACCTTCTTGAAACCGCCTCTTTCATTGAGGCAAAGTCGTCTATTATTCCGTCCGTTGTTTTCAGCCTGAAATATCTGTAGTTCTTCTTGTCTGGATTTCCATTGTAAAAACTGATTAAGCTGGCGACTGGAAATTTTCCTCCGATATGCGCAATATCAAAACCTTCAATTCTTGCAGGAAGATTTGGAAGCGACAGTTCTTTTTTAAGCTCTTCCATTGCCGGAAAGTCTCCGCGCTCTCTCATTCTGCGCACTATGTCTTCTTTTGCATTTTGTTGCGCCATTCCTATTGCGGCTTTGTGGACGGCTGGTGAATTTTCATTTACTGCAATTATTTCAGTTTTGATTCCGTAGGTTTCAAAAATCCACCGCTTCATAAATTCAGTTCCGTCGCTTTGCATTATATAAATCTGCGGAGGAATAAGCTCTTTTTCATTGTAATATGAAGCCATGAATTCCGGGATAAGTTCTGAATCCTCGTTTAGGCTTACAGTTCTGTAGTTGTCTCTGCCAAGCAGTTTTCCGCCGCGCATTTTTAGAACTGTAAAGCTTACAAGTTCTCCTTCGCGCCAAGGAGCAATGTAGTCTTTGTCTGTACCTTCAAAACTTTCAACAATGTTTCTGTGCTGAAGAATTTCCAAAGCTTTGATTCCATCGCGCAATCTTGCGGCTTTTTCAAAGTTCAAGTTTTTTGCCGCTTCCTTCATCTGGCCTTGAAGTTTTTTTACAGTTTCTTCGCCTTTGCCCTCAAGTAGCGAGCAAATTTCTTCGATAAATTCATTATAGGTGGATTCGTTTGTTTTTTTGCAGCACGGGGCTTTGCATCTTCCTATATGATAATACATGCACGGAAAATTTTTTTCGCGGAATTTTTTGCACCTTCGCAGCGGATAGATTTCATAGAGCGTTTCTAAAAATGAATCCAATGCCGAGGCGTCAGGAAATGGTCCGAAATAAATAGAGCCGTCATGCGTTATGTTTCTTGTTTTAAAAAGACGCGGAAATTTTTCTTTTGTAACTTTTATTACAGGATAAGATTTTCCGTCCTTCAGGCTGATATTATAGCGCGGTGAATATTTTTTTATGAGGTTGTTTTCGAGTAGAAAAGCTTCATATTCATTGTCGGTTGTAATATACTCAATAGAGCGGGCGCGGCTTATAAGCAGTCTTGTCTTTATGTCCTTGTTTCCGCTGAAATACGAAGTGAGTCTGTTTTTTAAATTTTTTGCTTTGCCTACATAGATTACGGTTTGTTCTTCATTCCGCCAAAGATAAACTCCGCTTTTTAACGGTGCTTTTAGCGCGGTTTGATGAAGAATCTCTCTATGTGAAAGTTTTTGCGTAGAATTTATTTTATGGTCGTTCATATTATGAATAAAAATATTTTGACTGCAATTATAGCATTTTTTTTCGCGCTTTTGAATACTGCCTTTGCTCAGGAAAAATCCATTGTGCTTGGCGGAAAAGATGGCTGGCCGGCACTTTCAAAAATGGATGGAATTGTCCAGGGTAAGGGCAGGTTCGGCTATGACGCGATGGTTCTTGCCACCAACAGCAGACCTTTAGATAAAGACACGGATCTTCTTATTAATTTTGAAAACAATGAAGTAAAAGACATTTCTGGAAATTATTCTGTTACAAGCAATTCTCTGGTTTCTGCGGAAAAATCATTTATGGGAAAATATTCAGGTCTTTCACGCGGAACTGGCGGAGTACGTTTGCGCGGCGGAAAAGATACGATTTTCGGAAAGCAAGGGCAGGGCGGCTCAATCACAATTGAATTCTGGCTCAAACCTTCAATTGCAGAAAACGGAGAAATTGTTTTTTCTTGGCGTTCATCAAGAACAGTCGCAGGCTATCCGCTTTATCAGATGATAACGGCAAGTTTCTTTGGAAATCATCTTGAATGGTCGTTTACGAATGTTTTCAATGGCTATGTAAAAAACGGCGGTGAAATAACGCTTTCAAGCTACACAACTATAATTCCTGAAATTTGGATGCACCATGCGATTCACTTTGATCAGAACACAGGCGCATTTGAATACAGAATCAACGGCAAACTTGAAGATTTAAAATACGTTACAACTTCCGGGCATGAAGCTGGCGGCTCTGTTTACTCTCCGATTATGGGAGTTCCTGCCGACATTGACATTTGTCCGCAATATACAGGCTTGATTGACGACTTTAGAATTCAGCGCACATCAAAAAGCGAAGTTTCAGAAGACCTTGGAATTGACAACTATAAAATTTCAGGCGGAAGATTTGAGACTGAACCAATTCTTTTAAGCCAAGGTTCAAGCGTTGTAAGCCTTAATGCGATTGTGGACAAGCCGTCAGAAACCGGAGTTGAATTTTTTATCCGCAGCGGAGACAACTTTTACAACTGGACAGAGGATTTTCCTGAATGGATTCCTGTAAGGCCTGGAGAAAAAATTGAAAATGTTTCCGGTCTTTATTTTCAAATTGCAGCGGAATTATATCCAGATGGAAAAGGCTCACGTACTCCTTCTGTTACACAGCTAAGTATAAACTACAAAGAAATTCCCTCTCCTCTTGCTCCGTTCAAGTTGACGGCTGTTCCAATGGACGGCTCTGTTGTTTTGACATGGCCTTATTCAGTTGATGACAGCGTTGGCGGCTACTATATTTTTTATGGAGAACGGCCGGGAGAGTATCTAGGCAGAGATGCCTTGGAAGGTCAGTCTCCTATTGACGCAGGAAATTCTGTTTCTATAAAATTAAACGGCTTGAGGAACGGAAAAATTTATTACTTTGCAATAGCCTCTTACTCAAAATATGGCTCAAGGATTATGGGCGAGCTTTCCAAAGAAGTTTTTGCCCGGCCTTCAAAAAAATAGGAAGAAATTATGGATAATGAAAGCAAGCGAAACAATGGAATTTTGGACAGGGCGAACGCCGCGATTCTTTCCAGGGATTTTGAGCAGGCAGCCCGCATTTATAAAGGACTTTTAAAAAGCGATCCGCAGAACATTGAGCTTCTTAGTTCATTGGGAAATCTCTATGTAAAAAGCGGCGATGATGAAAAAGCACTTGCATATTTTAGTGAAATTATCCGCATTGATTCAAAAAATGTTGAAGCCTTGAATTCGCTTGGAGGAATTTACCGACGTCTTAAAAAATATGATGATTCTATTTCTGTTCTTGAGCAGGCAGTAATTTCAGATGAATCAAACGTCCAGTCGTTTTACAACTTGGGCTTTACATTCAAGCTGATGGGGAAATATGACGATGCCCTTAATTGCTTTAACAGAGTTGTCGAAGAAAATCCGGAAGACGTTCTTGCGTTCAACCATATAGGCTCAATTTACGCACTGAAAAATCAGAATAAGGACGCAGTGTCTTCTTATCTGCGCGGACTTAAAATTGACCCTAATCATCCGATTCTTCATTTGAACCTTGCCAAAAGCTATGATGCTCTTGGAGAATTTGAAAAAGCACAGGCTGAATATGAAGCCGCACTAAAAACAAAACCAGGCTGGCTTGAGGCTATAGAAAATTACGCCGACTTGCTTTTGAAAAAAAACAAGACACGCAATGCTGGAGAGCTTGTAAGACACGCTTTGAACTTAAATCCAAAAGACGCAGCCATGCACACAAAGCTTGGAGATGTCTACACAAAGCAAAGCGACTTTGACAATGCGGAAGTTGAATACAATGAGGCATTAAAAATCCGCCCGGAATTTCCAAAGGCACTTTCTGGACTTGCATCTGCTTATGAGTCAACAGGAAGGAATGAAGACGCGCTTGAAATAATGGGTCGCATGGAAAATGCGTCTCCAGAAGATTCATCTATGCTTTGTCAGTATGCGCATATTCTTTTGAGCGCAGACAGGATTGAAGAAGCCGGAAAAAAAATTCAGTGCGCCTACGAAAAAAATCCGGATGATCTCCATGTACTGAATCTTCTTGGACAGTATTACATTTGCATTGGAGACGAGCGCAAGGCTTCCGGCTGCTTTAAAAAGATAAAGGCGATGAATCCTGGCTACTCTGATTTTTACCGTGAAG contains the following coding sequences:
- a CDS encoding LamG-like jellyroll fold domain-containing protein; its protein translation is MVVHIMNKNILTAIIAFFFALLNTAFAQEKSIVLGGKDGWPALSKMDGIVQGKGRFGYDAMVLATNSRPLDKDTDLLINFENNEVKDISGNYSVTSNSLVSAEKSFMGKYSGLSRGTGGVRLRGGKDTIFGKQGQGGSITIEFWLKPSIAENGEIVFSWRSSRTVAGYPLYQMITASFFGNHLEWSFTNVFNGYVKNGGEITLSSYTTIIPEIWMHHAIHFDQNTGAFEYRINGKLEDLKYVTTSGHEAGGSVYSPIMGVPADIDICPQYTGLIDDFRIQRTSKSEVSEDLGIDNYKISGGRFETEPILLSQGSSVVSLNAIVDKPSETGVEFFIRSGDNFYNWTEDFPEWIPVRPGEKIENVSGLYFQIAAELYPDGKGSRTPSVTQLSINYKEIPSPLAPFKLTAVPMDGSVVLTWPYSVDDSVGGYYIFYGERPGEYLGRDALEGQSPIDAGNSVSIKLNGLRNGKIYYFAIASYSKYGSRIMGELSKEVFARPSKK
- a CDS encoding OmpP1/FadL family transporter, producing MKKIALLAFAAGLGFAFAGGVDNKTNLNQGYMRNPSRNTETLRPEAVFYNIGGTAFMNDGLYFELGNQFVLKNYADKLDGQKFEDDENVYFYPNAEVVYKKDNWAAFFGFGVFGGGGTLDYSDGTGLTSLALKQGMASAVKAKVTAAVMAGKLPLAQSQAYAQKLLEQLSSHSLEVYSVQLGEILGASYKINDMVSVAAAGRFMHGEQNITLKCDGLKSVNGGSSKIGYESNGYGFGGIFGVHIKPWNTLDVGIQYQTITKLKYKYDDLTGAYASSFLNADEGDNFKNDLPAVLNLGVGYTFFDKLNASMSFNYYFNKQATIESPIDRSEYDYDDSWEIALGADYRLNEQLSFGTGFSYGKQGAKSDVNNVFSPVLDNFVIGAGVEYSPVKLVTISGSAMYCKYFSEDYKKAGYTMELSKDVVMLALGVTVKPF
- the uvrC gene encoding excinuclease ABC subunit UvrC, coding for MNDHKINSTQKLSHREILHQTALKAPLKSGVYLWRNEEQTVIYVGKAKNLKNRLTSYFSGNKDIKTRLLISRARSIEYITTDNEYEAFLLENNLIKKYSPRYNISLKDGKSYPVIKVTKEKFPRLFKTRNITHDGSIYFGPFPDASALDSFLETLYEIYPLRRCKKFREKNFPCMYYHIGRCKAPCCKKTNESTYNEFIEEICSLLEGKGEETVKKLQGQMKEAAKNLNFEKAARLRDGIKALEILQHRNIVESFEGTDKDYIAPWREGELVSFTVLKMRGGKLLGRDNYRTVSLNEDSELIPEFMASYYNEKELIPPQIYIMQSDGTEFMKRWIFETYGIKTEIIAVNENSPAVHKAAIGMAQQNAKEDIVRRMRERGDFPAMEELKKELSLPNLPARIEGFDIAHIGGKFPVASLISFYNGNPDKKNYRYFRLKTTDGIIDDFASMKEAVSRRYTRLINEKKELPDLILIDGGIGQVNAVDSILKSLDLDIPIAGLAKRDEEIYRPGNSMPIRLPKRSDALRLLQRVRDETHRFATSRNQELRTKENTVSPFTKIRGIGPKRDALLMKKFGTLKSLAESNENEISETLKVPEEAAQEILVSAKKLFQEQNALLQKQRLSIGAAGTTKEKAARSKLNENLASAALEVASPDDFS